In Gracilimonas sp., a single window of DNA contains:
- a CDS encoding S41 family peptidase — MTKKGKYKAGFAAAIIGLASVGIAAQQTDIYFLIKKNFSIFSAAYENVALEYVDEVDPEILMRTGIDAMLETLDPYTVMFNESQNEQAEIMSRGNYAGVGIEAGHRDGQVVVIAPTEGGPAERAGIRAGDVIIAVDGVSTEGLQPEEVNTLTSGEVGSEVTITIDRFGLGQSLDFTLTRQRIEITNISYSGLIGESKDTGYIRLSQFGNNSAEEIRESLNNLMEETDLEGLILDLRDNPGGILQEAVTIIDKFIEPGITVVDIRGRVGEYNQTFTTREPVMFEKPVVVLMNEGSASASEVVAGALQDLDRALIIGEQSFGKGLVQIVKPMPYNTSLKITISRYYIPSGRSIQAVQYTHQGRNAVVMNADTTRREFKTRNGRTVYEGRGIEPDIVEGNEKLSILEVALLQQGAYFDFATEYEAQNPNFNYQELPDDVFEEFKAYLKEERFSYTTDSETLLMQLTTELQGVDGADAQLKELRKAIEMEKSARFEEDTPKIKRTLFQELVSRYEGQSGSIKAGLRSDPEVLKALEFIYNKSDLDKLLAGE, encoded by the coding sequence ATGACTAAAAAAGGGAAATACAAGGCGGGCTTTGCAGCGGCAATAATTGGTTTAGCCTCTGTTGGCATTGCTGCGCAGCAAACCGACATTTATTTCCTGATTAAAAAGAACTTCAGCATTTTCAGTGCCGCTTATGAAAATGTAGCTCTTGAGTATGTGGATGAAGTTGATCCTGAAATTTTGATGCGAACAGGTATCGACGCCATGTTGGAAACGCTTGATCCTTACACGGTAATGTTTAATGAATCCCAAAACGAGCAAGCCGAAATAATGTCGCGCGGTAATTATGCCGGCGTTGGAATTGAGGCCGGGCATCGTGACGGGCAGGTTGTAGTCATTGCTCCTACAGAAGGAGGGCCAGCTGAAAGAGCCGGTATTCGGGCCGGAGATGTAATTATTGCCGTTGATGGGGTGTCAACTGAGGGGCTTCAGCCTGAAGAAGTAAACACTTTAACTAGTGGAGAAGTAGGTTCTGAAGTTACGATCACTATCGACCGTTTTGGATTGGGCCAGTCACTTGATTTTACCTTAACCCGTCAGCGCATTGAGATTACTAACATTTCTTATTCAGGGTTAATAGGAGAAAGCAAAGACACCGGGTATATACGTCTCAGTCAATTTGGGAATAATTCTGCAGAGGAGATAAGAGAGTCATTAAATAATTTAATGGAAGAAACGGATTTAGAAGGTTTGATTTTGGATCTTAGGGATAATCCGGGCGGTATTTTGCAGGAAGCAGTGACAATTATAGATAAATTTATAGAGCCGGGTATTACGGTGGTAGATATTCGGGGAAGAGTTGGAGAATACAATCAGACATTTACTACCAGGGAGCCGGTCATGTTTGAAAAACCGGTTGTAGTTCTGATGAATGAAGGGAGTGCTAGTGCATCAGAAGTAGTGGCTGGGGCCTTGCAGGATTTAGATCGTGCTTTGATTATAGGTGAGCAGAGCTTTGGTAAGGGATTAGTACAGATTGTTAAACCAATGCCTTATAATACTTCTCTAAAGATTACAATATCACGTTATTATATCCCCAGTGGTCGCAGTATTCAGGCCGTTCAATATACACATCAGGGCAGGAATGCAGTGGTGATGAATGCTGACACAACTCGTCGAGAATTTAAAACCAGAAATGGGCGAACAGTGTATGAAGGCCGGGGTATTGAGCCGGATATTGTAGAAGGGAATGAAAAGCTCAGTATACTCGAAGTTGCCCTGTTACAGCAAGGTGCATATTTTGATTTTGCTACCGAATATGAGGCTCAAAATCCCAATTTCAATTATCAGGAGTTACCCGACGACGTATTTGAAGAGTTTAAAGCATATTTAAAAGAAGAGCGGTTCAGTTATACAACGGATTCTGAAACATTGTTAATGCAATTAACGACTGAACTTCAAGGGGTAGATGGAGCAGATGCGCAGCTCAAAGAATTGAGAAAAGCAATTGAGATGGAAAAAAGTGCTCGTTTTGAAGAAGATACCCCCAAAATCAAACGGACTTTATTTCAGGAATTGGTTTCCAGGTATGAGGGACAATCCGGAAGCATAAAGGCAGGCTTGAGGTCAGATCCGGAAGTATTAAAAGCTCTTGAATTTATTTATAATAAATCTGATTTAGATAAACTGCTGGCAGGGGAGTAG
- a CDS encoding LysM peptidoglycan-binding domain-containing protein: MLQKTVIALTCCIFFTPGIFAQDTTATIELKEMPLRFLDYKSPMQEIQEGDGLAQQPAMQELDNFQKDIMSRISDIYRIHINAMEAQVNNDPLEAETQINDALAATQGLLDDYPEISGNRRFTELYRSVISEYRQFYGITEADNEPEGEVFAVQEELFSEDDSWMDTDFSFPEDLTFQKTQVPLIQNEYVNRHLVYYTLRRPEVMETWLTRAVKYQPMMRRIFREEKVPEELTYLAFIESGLNPSARSWASAVGMWQFIRATGSVYGLEANWWIDERRDPEKATRAAARHLRDLYNIWGDWHLAMANYNISPRGLKRAINRAGGVEDYWAAYPYLPRETRGYIPGFIATTMIAMNPEEFGFQKNYPGEPYSYEVVEVDGLMELTDLAEAAGISTEELKEYNPELLRWATPPGGKYPLKLPSQTKKDFLANYENIPKENRSQNITMHTVKSGESLGIIARKYGTTVAGLYGSNENLSSTIYPGQKIVVPLPRGSASQISANQPTNQQRSVNTRRSSSSNTVSPPANSTAISYKVKTGDTIGHIAEWYDVRAWNIRTWNGIGNTIRVGQTLTVYVPNSRKNHYEKVNGMSYAQKQEIERKQRRGENIFIASASSSDGGNTYTVQSNDTLSEIAERFGIGLSELRRLNNISGNRIYVGQTLRISAN, from the coding sequence ATGCTACAAAAAACAGTCATTGCCCTAACCTGTTGTATATTTTTCACCCCCGGAATTTTTGCTCAGGATACAACTGCAACCATCGAACTGAAAGAAATGCCACTTCGCTTTCTTGATTACAAAAGTCCGATGCAGGAAATTCAAGAAGGGGATGGCTTGGCGCAACAACCGGCCATGCAAGAATTGGATAATTTTCAGAAAGATATCATGAGCCGAATTTCAGATATCTACCGGATTCATATCAATGCGATGGAAGCTCAGGTAAATAATGATCCTTTGGAAGCAGAGACTCAAATCAACGATGCCCTTGCTGCTACCCAGGGATTATTGGATGATTATCCTGAAATTAGTGGAAATCGGCGATTTACCGAATTATATCGGTCTGTTATTTCAGAGTACCGCCAGTTTTATGGTATTACTGAGGCCGATAATGAGCCCGAAGGAGAGGTTTTTGCAGTTCAGGAAGAGCTTTTTTCTGAAGATGACAGCTGGATGGACACCGATTTCAGTTTTCCTGAAGACTTAACTTTTCAAAAAACACAAGTCCCTCTTATCCAAAACGAATATGTAAACCGTCACTTGGTTTATTATACATTACGCCGGCCGGAGGTAATGGAAACCTGGTTGACCCGGGCAGTAAAATATCAGCCAATGATGCGACGTATTTTTCGGGAAGAAAAAGTACCTGAAGAGTTAACTTATTTGGCTTTTATTGAAAGTGGGTTAAACCCGAGTGCGAGAAGCTGGGCTTCGGCTGTAGGAATGTGGCAGTTTATCCGTGCTACCGGTTCAGTATATGGATTAGAAGCAAACTGGTGGATTGATGAACGGCGTGATCCAGAGAAAGCAACACGTGCGGCAGCTCGTCATTTAAGAGATTTATATAATATTTGGGGAGATTGGCATTTAGCAATGGCGAACTATAATATTAGCCCACGTGGTTTAAAACGAGCCATTAACAGAGCCGGCGGGGTGGAAGATTATTGGGCAGCCTATCCCTATCTTCCGCGTGAAACTCGTGGATACATCCCCGGTTTCATTGCCACCACTATGATAGCCATGAATCCTGAAGAGTTTGGATTTCAAAAAAATTATCCGGGCGAGCCTTACAGTTATGAAGTAGTTGAAGTGGATGGTTTGATGGAATTAACTGACTTAGCTGAAGCTGCCGGGATTTCAACAGAAGAACTAAAAGAATATAATCCCGAATTGTTGAGATGGGCTACTCCTCCCGGTGGTAAATACCCTTTAAAACTACCTTCTCAAACAAAAAAAGATTTTTTAGCGAATTACGAAAATATTCCTAAAGAAAATCGAAGCCAGAATATAACTATGCATACTGTGAAGAGTGGGGAGTCGCTTGGAATAATTGCCCGAAAATATGGCACTACTGTAGCCGGACTTTATGGTTCGAATGAAAACCTGTCGAGCACCATTTATCCGGGGCAGAAAATTGTGGTTCCGTTACCGCGAGGCAGCGCATCTCAGATATCGGCAAACCAGCCTACTAACCAGCAGCGCAGTGTAAATACTCGTAGATCATCTTCGTCCAATACCGTAAGCCCACCGGCTAATTCAACAGCAATTAGTTATAAAGTAAAAACCGGGGATACCATTGGACATATTGCTGAATGGTATGATGTAAGAGCTTGGAATATCAGAACATGGAATGGAATTGGGAATACCATCCGAGTTGGACAGACGCTTACCGTTTATGTGCCAAATAGCCGTAAAAATCACTACGAAAAGGTGAATGGAATGAGTTATGCACAGAAGCAAGAAATTGAAAGGAAACAACGAAGAGGTGAAAATATTTTCATTGCCTCTGCCTCTTCTTCTGACGGTGGAAATACTTATACAGTCCAATCCAATGATACTTTAAGTGAAATTGCTGAGAGATTTGGGATAGGTCTTAGTGAGCTAAGAAGGCTGAATAATATTTCCGGAAATCGTATTTATGTGGGGCAAACACTCCGTATTTCTGCAAACTAA
- a CDS encoding NAD+ synthase, which yields MRIRLEQLNPIIGDLTGNKKMILSAIQKAEEERIDLLLLPELVTCGYPPMDLLEREVFRNLLYKVNQEIIEETGETTVIFGSITENLTGTGRKSFNSALIAQKGREIKRIHKALLPTYDVFDDLRYFEPGNEFEPIELDGIPFGITICEDIWYNDNDIQYHIYDVNPAEVLVKKGAKAIINISASPFNKDKPVSRKNMLQKHAKKLQTPLFYVNQVGAQTELIFDGDSLVFNGAGVMKARSKRFETDIIDVEFNTEDYTVESISQLKENFENPLKEQVMFEALVLGVRDYLKKTKAAEKVILGLSGGIDSALTCVIAKEALGAKNVIAVTMPSKFSSEGSVSDSKKLAENLGIELLEIPIKEIYDSFNKALQPHFKETKFGIAEENLQSRARGALLMALANKFGYMLLNTGNKSEMAVGYCTLYGDMAGGLSAISDVYKTEVFEICRWLNEVYFKEVIIPESIINKSPSAELRPDQKDSDSLPDYETLDGVLRYYLEEQLSREEIINHGVDEEIVDSILRLVDLNEHKRYQAAPGLKVSAKAFGSGRRWPLAQQWTGQEKRLIQSRKIKN from the coding sequence GTGCGAATACGACTTGAACAACTGAATCCTATAATTGGGGATTTGACGGGAAATAAAAAAATGATTCTGTCTGCTATTCAAAAAGCAGAAGAAGAGAGGATTGATTTACTTCTTCTGCCGGAACTGGTAACATGCGGTTATCCACCCATGGATTTATTGGAACGGGAAGTATTTCGGAACTTACTTTATAAAGTAAACCAAGAAATTATAGAGGAAACAGGAGAAACTACAGTGATTTTTGGTTCGATTACTGAAAACCTCACAGGAACGGGCAGAAAGAGTTTTAATTCAGCACTTATAGCGCAAAAAGGGAGAGAAATTAAGCGTATTCATAAGGCACTCCTTCCTACTTATGATGTGTTTGATGATCTTCGATATTTTGAGCCCGGGAATGAATTTGAACCGATAGAACTAGATGGCATACCTTTTGGGATTACAATATGCGAGGATATTTGGTATAACGATAACGACATTCAATACCATATCTATGATGTAAACCCTGCTGAAGTTTTAGTAAAAAAAGGGGCTAAGGCTATCATAAATATTTCAGCTTCTCCATTTAACAAGGATAAACCCGTCTCACGTAAGAATATGCTGCAAAAGCACGCCAAGAAGCTTCAGACTCCGCTTTTTTATGTAAATCAGGTTGGGGCTCAAACAGAGTTAATTTTTGATGGAGACTCTTTGGTTTTTAATGGAGCGGGTGTGATGAAAGCTCGTTCCAAAAGATTTGAAACTGATATTATTGACGTTGAATTTAATACCGAAGATTATACCGTAGAGTCAATCTCACAATTAAAAGAGAACTTCGAGAACCCTCTTAAAGAACAAGTCATGTTCGAAGCACTGGTGTTGGGAGTCCGCGATTATCTTAAAAAAACAAAAGCAGCTGAAAAAGTAATTTTAGGTTTAAGCGGAGGGATAGATTCTGCATTGACCTGTGTGATTGCGAAAGAAGCGTTAGGAGCAAAGAATGTAATTGCAGTGACGATGCCGTCGAAATTTTCTTCTGAAGGAAGTGTCAGCGATTCGAAAAAATTAGCTGAAAACCTAGGCATAGAATTACTGGAGATACCAATTAAGGAAATCTATGATTCTTTTAACAAGGCACTGCAACCGCATTTTAAAGAAACAAAATTTGGGATAGCAGAAGAAAACTTGCAAAGCCGTGCACGCGGAGCTTTATTAATGGCGCTGGCTAATAAATTTGGCTATATGTTGTTAAATACAGGAAACAAATCGGAGATGGCGGTTGGATATTGTACACTTTATGGTGATATGGCCGGTGGTTTATCTGCAATTTCTGATGTTTATAAAACTGAGGTTTTTGAAATTTGTCGGTGGCTCAATGAAGTTTATTTTAAAGAGGTGATTATTCCCGAATCGATAATCAATAAATCCCCAAGCGCTGAACTACGGCCTGATCAGAAAGATTCAGATTCTTTACCTGATTACGAAACTTTGGATGGTGTTCTCAGATACTATCTTGAGGAACAACTTTCAAGAGAAGAAATCATAAATCATGGAGTTGATGAAGAGATTGTTGACAGTATCCTCAGGCTTGTTGATTTAAATGAGCACAAACGTTATCAAGCTGCTCCGGGACTCAAAGTTTCAGCGAAAGCATTTGGGAGTGGTCGTAGATGGCCGCTGGCACAACAATGGACCGGACAAGAAAAACGACTTATTCAATCCAGAAAAATCAAAAATTAA
- a CDS encoding NAD-dependent succinate-semialdehyde dehydrogenase encodes MKTINPATGESITEYPEMDFDEIDSIIAKANEAQSEWKAKNFDERATYLRSMVEILRNEKEELAELMANEMGKPLQQGIGEAEKCAWVCEYYADNAGKFLAKDVIETDASKSYVTFNPLGVVLAIMPWNFPFWQLFRFAAPTLMAGNGAILKHSENTTGCALKIEKIIHDAGIPKDLFRSIVRDKTGMKEVIQHPGIAAVTLTGSTGAGKAVAAQAGETLKKTVLELGGSDPYLILEDADILKAAETCVTSRLINSGQSCIAAKRFIVMEQVYDEFVERLKSLMKAKKVGDPFEEDTDVGPQARKDLRDELHKQVQNSVAKGAKLVLGGEIPEGNGAYYPVTVLENVQPGMPAYEEELFGPVAAIIKVKSEQEAIKVANDTNYGLGAAIFSKDVKRAEQIAATKLEAGCCFVNKFVKSDPRLPFGGIKESGYGRELGLYGIREFVNVKTVYVK; translated from the coding sequence ATGAAAACCATCAACCCGGCCACTGGCGAATCCATTACAGAATACCCCGAAATGGATTTTGATGAAATTGATTCTATAATTGCAAAAGCCAATGAAGCTCAATCAGAATGGAAGGCCAAAAATTTTGATGAAAGAGCTACTTATTTGAGGAGTATGGTTGAGATTCTCCGTAATGAAAAAGAAGAGCTGGCGGAATTGATGGCCAATGAGATGGGCAAACCATTGCAGCAGGGAATAGGAGAAGCAGAAAAATGTGCATGGGTTTGTGAATACTATGCCGACAATGCCGGAAAATTTTTAGCTAAAGATGTGATAGAAACAGATGCTTCCAAAAGCTATGTTACTTTCAATCCGCTGGGTGTTGTACTAGCCATAATGCCTTGGAATTTTCCATTTTGGCAGTTATTTCGCTTTGCAGCTCCGACGCTGATGGCAGGAAATGGAGCTATCCTCAAACACTCAGAAAACACGACCGGCTGTGCATTAAAGATCGAGAAAATTATTCACGATGCTGGAATTCCGAAAGACTTGTTTAGATCGATAGTACGGGATAAGACAGGAATGAAAGAAGTAATTCAGCATCCGGGCATTGCAGCCGTTACCTTAACAGGAAGTACGGGAGCCGGAAAAGCGGTGGCAGCTCAGGCAGGAGAAACCCTGAAGAAAACCGTATTGGAGTTGGGTGGAAGTGACCCTTATTTAATTTTAGAAGATGCTGATATTTTAAAGGCCGCAGAAACCTGTGTCACATCAAGACTTATTAATAGCGGACAAAGTTGTATTGCTGCAAAACGGTTTATTGTGATGGAGCAAGTTTATGATGAATTTGTCGAAAGACTCAAAAGTTTGATGAAAGCCAAGAAAGTGGGAGATCCCTTTGAAGAGGATACCGATGTGGGACCACAGGCTCGAAAAGATTTACGAGATGAACTTCACAAACAAGTACAAAACAGTGTGGCAAAAGGGGCAAAGCTTGTGCTTGGGGGAGAAATACCGGAAGGAAATGGAGCTTATTATCCTGTGACCGTTCTGGAAAACGTTCAACCCGGGATGCCGGCGTATGAAGAAGAATTATTTGGGCCGGTGGCTGCAATCATTAAAGTAAAAAGCGAACAAGAGGCTATAAAGGTTGCTAATGATACCAATTATGGTTTGGGGGCGGCTATATTTTCCAAAGATGTAAAACGAGCTGAACAAATTGCAGCAACAAAACTTGAAGCAGGCTGTTGTTTTGTGAATAAATTTGTAAAATCCGATCCGAGATTGCCTTTTGGGGGTATCAAAGAGTCTGGCTATGGCCGCGAATTAGGCCTATACGGTATTCGCGAATTCGTAAATGTAAAAACAGTGTATGTTAAGTGA
- a CDS encoding aspartate aminotransferase family protein codes for MLDKFLRHIAQTSDTPLGLEVSHAEGPFIFTKDGKRFVDFISGIAVSSLGHRHPKIVEAIHQQVDKHLHVMVYGEFVQQPQVDFAELLTSNLPQKLNQVYFVNSGTEAVEGALKLAKKYTGRSKLVAFKNSYHGDTHGSLSVTGRDVYRDPYLPLLPNVHFLDFNSDEELDVIDEETAAVIMEPIQGEGGIIPARKEWLKKTRKKCDDSGALLIFDEIQSGFGRTGKLFGFEQYQVIPDILCLAKAMAGGMPMGAFVSSREIFQTFKYDPPLNHVTTFGGHPVSAAAAHANLKELLSGDYFNRALQIEKKIKTKLKGEGIIEVRGMGAMLGLQLKSWELTKNVVEACFDKGILLGWTLHSNTLIRLAPPLILEDELLNEVLNTILEAVKEYN; via the coding sequence ATGTTAGACAAATTCCTTCGCCATATCGCCCAGACCAGTGACACTCCATTGGGACTTGAAGTCAGCCATGCGGAAGGGCCGTTTATTTTTACCAAAGACGGAAAACGGTTCGTGGATTTTATTTCGGGAATTGCAGTCAGCAGTTTGGGACACCGGCATCCAAAGATTGTGGAAGCTATTCATCAGCAGGTTGATAAACATCTGCATGTGATGGTATATGGGGAATTTGTACAACAGCCACAAGTTGACTTTGCAGAACTGCTAACGAGTAACCTGCCGCAGAAATTGAATCAGGTATATTTTGTGAACAGCGGGACGGAAGCTGTTGAAGGGGCACTGAAACTGGCAAAGAAATATACCGGGCGTTCAAAATTAGTAGCCTTTAAAAATAGCTATCATGGAGACACGCACGGATCACTGAGCGTTACCGGGCGGGATGTTTACCGTGATCCGTACTTACCGTTACTGCCAAATGTACATTTTCTGGATTTTAATTCTGATGAAGAGCTTGATGTTATTGATGAGGAAACCGCAGCAGTTATTATGGAGCCGATTCAGGGCGAAGGTGGAATCATCCCGGCCCGGAAAGAATGGCTGAAGAAAACCCGTAAAAAATGTGATGATTCCGGTGCTTTACTTATTTTTGATGAAATTCAAAGCGGCTTTGGACGAACAGGGAAGCTATTTGGTTTCGAACAATACCAAGTGATACCCGATATTTTATGCCTTGCCAAAGCCATGGCGGGAGGTATGCCCATGGGTGCTTTTGTTTCCTCAAGGGAGATTTTTCAGACTTTTAAATATGATCCGCCATTAAACCATGTAACTACTTTCGGAGGTCATCCTGTTTCGGCCGCTGCCGCTCATGCCAACCTGAAAGAATTACTTTCAGGTGATTATTTTAATCGTGCCCTTCAAATTGAGAAAAAAATCAAGACTAAGCTAAAAGGAGAGGGGATCATAGAAGTTCGCGGAATGGGAGCCATGCTTGGCCTGCAGCTCAAAAGCTGGGAGCTTACAAAAAATGTAGTGGAAGCATGTTTTGATAAAGGTATTTTACTTGGGTGGACGCTGCACTCCAATACACTCATCAGGCTGGCTCCTCCTCTTATTTTGGAGGATGAGTTACTGAATGAAGTTTTGAATACGATTTTAGAGGCCGTCAAGGAATATAACTAA